A genomic segment from Parolsenella catena encodes:
- a CDS encoding FtsX-like permease family protein, with translation MRSALAKDTLRTIRRSARRFVSLAAICVLGTTMLIGITIACRDLRLSADEFFDAQRLYDVSVQSTLGLTDDDVSALAGLDGVEAAQGGWTETAYTEVAGARQSVSVSAISKDGMNEPYLLEGRLPASADELAATSEYLEASGRRIGDSVTFGVDADAGTWAADDASEHQRERAADLLENVNDSDDIELGDLETDTGDSTELFARHTYKIVGEVIDPTSVAAKNGSASFRSTGAKYSFFVASDAATASAYSVVYLRVAGASGVSCFSDEYKRLVEDVKGEAEAIKAEREDAREQQIAADGNAKIDDAEESANEQFSKVEDQLAQAQATIDDALAQIEAGREQLESQKASALDALAQAQGQIDAGRARLADPATREVALAQATQAARDALAASDQYQAGVAARDALVQARDAHDALTQGAAQLEASIATLGEQIDQLKAAGQDTSELTTQLLAMQGKLAHVKGQIDALDTQLATQNISADQLPALIEASQAQLDAAEASAVSSATSAFDDQLAAMSAQLDEGQAALDAQRDAAQQMLDEAAAQLADAQAQADEGQAALDSNRTEFESSKADALARIAEARAKLASVGSATWYVQDRSAISSFASIDTDASCIEKIGVAFPAIFLTVAILVSLTTAARMVEEERGLIGLYKALGYSRARIMSKYVLYTAGAAVVGGFAGSVLGFIALPEFLFVFFRLMYTFPAFSLHFSAGLCALACGMFVAGIGMATALTVRHELAEQPAQLMRPRAPKAGKRILLERVRPVWRRLSFLNKVTARNLFRYKGRLAMTVFGVAGCCALMIAGFAINDTVQALSANQYGAEDRAGIYTYDVLAATQPDDLEQAAGRLTDDARVRDYTSVRTENVSAGFGGATETVQLVVVPDGFSLDGYINLRGDDGSTLELADATSDGGVLVTKSLANLTGLVAGNEVSLQDTSLSRGSAKVDGIVMNYLGDAVYMTQSAYEATFGKELEANALLAHLNGTTDEKIAFADELSADTTWLSVVSTQTAVRDFSNVFLLISCVTVLLTVLAAGLSFVVLLTLSTTNVSERERELATIKVLGFRKRETRTYINKEMLILALIGTVAGIPLGIALSHALTYVLNMPSMYFAVEIAPTSILVSCGLSFVFALVVCAMARRSIDRIDMVSALKSAE, from the coding sequence ATGCGCTCAGCCCTCGCAAAAGACACCCTGAGAACCATCCGTCGCAGTGCCCGGCGCTTCGTGTCGCTGGCCGCCATCTGCGTGCTCGGCACGACGATGCTCATCGGCATCACGATCGCCTGCAGGGACCTGCGCCTCTCGGCAGACGAGTTCTTTGACGCCCAGCGCCTCTATGACGTGAGCGTGCAGTCAACCCTTGGCCTCACGGATGACGACGTGAGCGCACTCGCGGGCCTCGATGGCGTCGAGGCGGCGCAGGGCGGCTGGACAGAGACGGCCTACACCGAGGTTGCCGGCGCGCGCCAGTCCGTGAGCGTGAGCGCCATCTCCAAGGACGGCATGAACGAGCCCTACCTGCTCGAGGGGCGCCTTCCCGCCAGTGCGGACGAGCTAGCCGCGACGAGCGAGTACCTCGAGGCAAGCGGCAGGCGCATAGGCGACTCCGTGACGTTCGGCGTCGACGCCGATGCGGGCACGTGGGCGGCAGACGACGCGTCCGAGCACCAGCGCGAACGCGCCGCCGACCTCCTCGAGAACGTCAATGACAGCGACGACATCGAGCTCGGCGACCTCGAGACGGACACGGGAGACAGCACCGAGCTGTTCGCCCGACACACCTACAAGATCGTGGGCGAGGTCATCGACCCCACGAGCGTCGCTGCCAAGAACGGCTCGGCCTCGTTTCGCTCCACGGGCGCCAAGTACTCCTTCTTCGTGGCGAGCGACGCGGCGACGGCCAGCGCCTACTCCGTGGTCTACCTGCGCGTTGCCGGCGCCAGCGGCGTGAGTTGCTTCTCGGACGAGTACAAGCGGCTGGTCGAGGACGTCAAGGGCGAGGCCGAGGCCATCAAGGCCGAGCGTGAGGACGCCCGCGAGCAACAGATCGCAGCAGACGGCAACGCGAAGATCGACGACGCCGAGGAAAGTGCCAACGAGCAGTTCAGCAAGGTCGAGGACCAGCTCGCCCAGGCGCAGGCCACCATCGACGACGCCTTGGCCCAGATCGAGGCGGGCCGCGAGCAGCTCGAGAGCCAGAAGGCCAGCGCCCTTGACGCCCTCGCCCAGGCGCAGGGCCAGATCGACGCGGGCCGCGCCCGGCTCGCCGACCCCGCCACGCGCGAGGTGGCGCTCGCCCAGGCAACCCAGGCCGCGCGCGACGCCCTCGCGGCAAGCGACCAGTACCAGGCCGGCGTCGCCGCGCGTGACGCCCTCGTCCAGGCCCGAGACGCCCATGACGCCCTCACGCAGGGAGCGGCCCAGCTCGAGGCGTCGATCGCCACGCTCGGCGAGCAGATTGACCAGCTTAAGGCCGCGGGCCAGGACACGAGCGAGCTCACGACCCAGCTCCTCGCCATGCAGGGCAAGCTCGCACACGTCAAGGGCCAGATCGACGCCCTCGACACCCAGCTCGCCACCCAAAACATCTCCGCCGACCAGCTCCCCGCCCTCATTGAGGCCTCCCAGGCACAGCTCGACGCCGCCGAGGCAAGTGCCGTCTCGTCTGCCACGTCCGCGTTCGACGACCAGCTTGCCGCCATGTCCGCTCAGCTCGACGAGGGCCAGGCCGCGCTGGACGCCCAGCGCGACGCCGCCCAGCAGATGCTCGACGAGGCCGCCGCCCAGCTCGCAGACGCCCAGGCCCAGGCAGACGAGGGCCAGGCCGCGCTCGACAGCAACCGCACCGAGTTCGAGAGTTCCAAGGCCGACGCCCTCGCCAGGATCGCCGAGGCCCGCGCCAAGCTCGCGAGCGTCGGCAGCGCCACGTGGTACGTCCAGGACCGCTCGGCCATCTCGAGTTTCGCCTCCATCGACACGGACGCCAGCTGCATCGAGAAGATCGGCGTGGCGTTCCCCGCCATCTTCCTCACGGTGGCCATCCTCGTCTCGCTCACCACGGCGGCGCGCATGGTCGAGGAGGAGCGCGGGCTCATCGGCCTGTACAAGGCACTCGGCTACTCTCGCGCGCGCATCATGAGCAAGTACGTGCTCTACACGGCGGGCGCCGCCGTCGTGGGCGGCTTCGCGGGCTCGGTGCTGGGTTTTATCGCCCTACCGGAGTTCCTGTTCGTGTTCTTCCGGCTCATGTACACCTTCCCGGCCTTCTCCCTGCACTTCTCGGCCGGCCTGTGCGCACTTGCCTGCGGAATGTTCGTCGCCGGCATCGGCATGGCCACGGCGCTCACCGTGCGCCACGAGCTCGCCGAGCAGCCCGCCCAGCTCATGCGTCCGCGTGCCCCCAAGGCGGGCAAGCGCATCCTGCTCGAGCGCGTTCGTCCCGTATGGCGGAGGCTGTCGTTTCTCAACAAGGTCACGGCCCGCAACCTCTTCCGCTACAAGGGCAGGCTCGCCATGACGGTCTTTGGCGTGGCGGGTTGCTGCGCGCTCATGATCGCCGGCTTCGCCATCAACGACACCGTCCAGGCCCTCTCCGCAAACCAGTACGGCGCCGAGGATCGCGCGGGCATCTACACCTACGACGTGCTCGCCGCCACGCAACCCGACGACCTCGAGCAGGCCGCCGGCCGTCTCACGGACGACGCGCGCGTCCGCGACTACACGTCCGTCCGCACGGAGAACGTCAGCGCCGGCTTTGGCGGCGCGACCGAGACCGTCCAGCTCGTCGTCGTGCCGGACGGCTTCTCGCTTGACGGCTACATCAACCTGCGCGGCGATGACGGCAGCACGCTCGAGCTGGCGGACGCCACGTCAGACGGCGGCGTGCTCGTCACGAAGAGCCTCGCCAACCTCACGGGGCTTGTGGCCGGCAACGAAGTGTCGCTGCAGGACACGTCGCTTAGCCGTGGCTCGGCCAAGGTCGACGGCATCGTCATGAACTACCTCGGCGACGCCGTCTACATGACCCAGTCGGCCTACGAGGCAACCTTTGGCAAAGAGCTCGAGGCAAACGCCCTTCTCGCGCACCTCAACGGTACGACAGACGAGAAGATCGCCTTTGCCGACGAGCTCTCCGCCGACACGACGTGGCTCTCCGTTGTGAGCACGCAGACGGCCGTGCGCGACTTCTCGAACGTGTTTCTGCTCATCAGCTGCGTGACGGTGCTGCTCACGGTACTTGCCGCGGGCCTCTCGTTCGTCGTGCTGCTCACGCTGTCCACGACGAACGTCTCCGAGCGCGAGCGCGAGCTGGCCACGATCAAGGTGCTCGGCTTCCGCAAGCGCGAGACGCGCACCTACATCAACAAGGAGATGCTCATCCTGGCACTCATCGGCACTGTCGCCGGCATCCCGCTGGGCATTGCCCTGTCGCACGCGCTCACCTACGTGCTCAACATGCCGTCCATGTACTTTGCCGTGGAGATCGCGCCCACGAGCATCCTCGTCTCGTGCGGCCTGTCGTTCGTGTTTGCGCTCGTCGTCTGCGCGATGGCGAGGCGCTCGATAGACCGCATCGACATGGTGAGCGCGCTCAAGTCCGCGGAGTAG
- a CDS encoding glutamine synthetase family protein: MTNEQNIDFVLRSVEERDIRFVRLWFTDVLGNLKSFAISPEDLEEAFEEGIGFDGSAVDGFAALEESDMLAFPDASTFQVLPWRPSESGVARIFCNIRTPQGDPFPGDPRACLYRAFRAADQAGYVLNVSPELEFFYFKEDTTVSRGSAVPVPLDNAGYFDLTPDDSARDLRRDLTLELEQMSIPVEYSYHAAAPSQNGVSLRYSEAVTCADNIMTARLVIKQTARQHGMFASFMPKPLSGVAGSAMFLSQSLFDHNGNNLFWAEGKGSVHHLSVTAQHYVAGLLKYAPEFALVTNPTVNSYKRLVPNGEVPCYATWGSKNRSAFVRVPTYKPGKQLSRRVELRSPDPTCNPYLTMAVTLAAGMRGIAEELPLPEESSAPFSELAASGVTRLPHDLGEAVEAFAGSELMRETLGDHIFNYLLTEKREEWAEYSQTVTDWELRHYYGGF; the protein is encoded by the coding sequence ATGACAAACGAGCAGAACATCGACTTCGTCCTTCGCTCCGTCGAGGAGCGCGACATCCGTTTCGTGCGCCTTTGGTTCACCGACGTGCTCGGCAACCTCAAGTCGTTCGCCATCTCCCCCGAGGACCTCGAGGAGGCGTTCGAGGAGGGCATCGGCTTCGATGGCTCGGCCGTTGACGGCTTCGCCGCGCTCGAGGAGTCCGACATGCTCGCCTTCCCGGACGCGAGCACGTTCCAGGTCCTTCCGTGGCGCCCCTCCGAGAGCGGCGTCGCGCGCATCTTCTGCAACATCCGCACCCCGCAGGGAGACCCGTTCCCCGGCGACCCGCGCGCATGTCTCTACCGGGCCTTCCGCGCCGCGGACCAGGCCGGCTACGTGCTGAACGTGAGCCCCGAGCTCGAGTTCTTCTACTTCAAGGAGGACACGACCGTCTCGCGCGGGTCTGCCGTGCCCGTGCCGCTCGACAACGCCGGCTACTTCGACCTCACGCCGGACGACTCCGCCCGCGACCTGCGCCGTGACCTCACGCTCGAGCTCGAGCAGATGTCCATTCCGGTCGAGTACTCCTACCATGCCGCCGCGCCGTCTCAAAACGGCGTGTCGCTGCGCTACTCCGAGGCCGTGACCTGCGCCGACAACATCATGACGGCGCGTCTCGTCATCAAGCAGACGGCCCGCCAGCACGGCATGTTCGCCTCGTTCATGCCCAAGCCGCTCTCCGGCGTGGCGGGCTCTGCGATGTTTCTCTCCCAGTCGTTGTTCGACCACAACGGCAACAACCTGTTCTGGGCCGAGGGCAAGGGCTCGGTACACCACCTGTCCGTCACCGCGCAGCACTACGTGGCCGGCCTTCTCAAGTACGCCCCGGAGTTCGCGCTCGTCACGAACCCCACGGTGAACTCCTACAAGCGTCTGGTGCCCAACGGCGAGGTGCCCTGCTATGCCACGTGGGGCTCCAAGAACCGCTCCGCCTTCGTGCGCGTGCCCACCTACAAGCCCGGCAAGCAGCTGAGCCGCCGCGTGGAGCTTCGCAGCCCCGACCCCACGTGCAACCCCTACCTCACCATGGCCGTGACGCTAGCCGCCGGCATGCGCGGCATCGCCGAGGAGCTGCCGCTACCCGAGGAGTCCAGCGCGCCGTTCTCCGAGCTCGCGGCCTCCGGCGTGACGCGTCTGCCGCACGATTTGGGCGAGGCCGTGGAGGCGTTCGCCGGCTCCGAGCTCATGCGCGAGACGCTCGGCGATCACATCTTCAACTACCTGCTTACCGAGAAGCGCGAGGAGTGGGCCGAGTACTCCCAGACCGTGACCGACTGGGAGCTCCGCCACTACTACGGCGGATTCTAG
- a CDS encoding FeoB-associated Cys-rich membrane protein produces the protein MSPVDIIVVAAVAVVFALCVRAIVRSQRAGECADCATGGSCDAHRTGHCHESAKLMADAAAAAARYEAEKR, from the coding sequence ATGAGTCCCGTCGACATCATCGTGGTCGCGGCCGTCGCCGTCGTCTTTGCGCTGTGCGTACGCGCCATCGTCCGGTCGCAGAGGGCCGGCGAGTGCGCCGACTGCGCCACGGGCGGCTCGTGCGACGCCCACAGGACCGGCCACTGCCACGAGTCAGCCAAGCTCATGGCCGACGCCGCCGCTGCGGCCGCCCGCTATGAGGCCGAGAAGCGCTAG
- a CDS encoding transporter substrate-binding domain-containing protein: MKNMNRREFLGTAGAFAGIMALAGCGSTGGNTASTTTAASSAAASGDMQLLTAGKLTVGTSPDFPPFENLENDEYVGLDMDLAKALADKLGLELELKNLQFDAIVPAVAAGGQVDLGISGITIEPEREEQVDFSDPYYIDDLAVVAMKDNADVTADTYADALNQAGVVIAVQSGTTGESYAQENFPNATTQPYGNATDSFAALQSGQANAVVTNKAVGAKMVADAYTDAQVIKEIATGEEYGIAVNKDNGGLLSAVNDALAELTSDGTVDELTNKYFG; encoded by the coding sequence ATGAAGAACATGAACAGGCGCGAGTTCCTCGGCACCGCCGGCGCCTTCGCGGGCATCATGGCCCTTGCCGGCTGCGGCTCCACGGGCGGCAACACCGCCTCCACCACCACGGCCGCCAGCTCCGCCGCCGCCTCCGGCGACATGCAGCTGCTCACGGCCGGCAAGCTCACCGTGGGCACCTCGCCTGACTTCCCGCCGTTCGAGAACCTCGAGAACGACGAGTACGTGGGCCTCGACATGGACCTCGCCAAGGCGCTCGCCGACAAGCTCGGCCTCGAGCTCGAGCTCAAGAACCTGCAGTTCGATGCCATCGTTCCGGCCGTTGCCGCCGGTGGTCAGGTTGACCTTGGCATCTCCGGCATCACCATCGAGCCCGAGCGCGAGGAGCAGGTTGACTTCTCCGACCCGTACTACATCGATGACCTCGCCGTCGTTGCCATGAAGGACAACGCCGACGTCACTGCCGACACCTACGCCGACGCCCTCAACCAGGCGGGCGTCGTCATCGCCGTCCAGTCCGGCACCACGGGCGAGTCCTACGCCCAGGAGAACTTCCCCAACGCCACGACCCAGCCCTACGGCAACGCCACCGACAGCTTCGCCGCGCTGCAGTCCGGCCAGGCCAACGCCGTCGTCACGAACAAGGCCGTGGGCGCCAAGATGGTCGCCGACGCCTACACCGATGCGCAGGTCATCAAGGAGATCGCCACGGGCGAGGAGTACGGCATCGCCGTCAACAAGGACAACGGCGGCCTGCTCTCTGCCGTCAACGACGCCCTGGCCGAGCTCACGAGCGACGGGACCGTCGACGAGCTCACCAACAAGTACTTTGGCTAG
- a CDS encoding lipopolysaccharide biosynthesis protein, giving the protein MDNPFKRSAGTRAQGAGRRHERGEARREMLEAERPAGERQARRQRQAAPRRPRHPKRPSRLGMLVGNWWNRLIGAVYSGSLSSQTEQYAAHNTTRDYIWNSVGLGAWGVVFPVLSVVTTQLVGVEQAGRFSMAFVTGTLLLFIANYGVRTFQVSDLSERHSFADYQANRVLTCIVMMLVGILYCQLRGYDPQMFTLCMGMFAYRAVDGLADVYEGRLQQMDKLYLAGISQAIRSAAVIIAYCALILITRSIGAAGVAMAVASVASFVLLTLPLTYFETPKSAKLSIAGVRDLFVQCFPLFVALFLYNLIDNMPKFAMEGALSYDNQLYFNALFSPAHIIIMVIGFIYKPQLMRLAEIWADPKRRGRFDLIVLAVLAIIVALTGGVAVVMGTVGIPVMSFLYGVDFEQFRGLCYVMVATGGVCAAIDFLYQIITVLRRQKAVTRVYLLTLGFSLFIPPLLIGFTGLTGAVLGYLIVMCILLVLLVTEYLSIHAELSETLKSYRKSSARESAE; this is encoded by the coding sequence ATGGATAACCCGTTCAAGAGAAGCGCGGGAACGAGGGCCCAGGGCGCCGGGCGCAGGCATGAGCGCGGCGAGGCGCGCCGCGAGATGCTGGAGGCCGAGCGGCCAGCGGGCGAGCGCCAGGCTCGCCGACAGCGACAGGCGGCGCCGAGAAGACCTCGGCATCCCAAGAGGCCAAGCCGCCTCGGCATGCTCGTGGGCAACTGGTGGAACCGCCTCATCGGCGCCGTGTACTCGGGATCGCTCTCGAGCCAGACGGAGCAGTACGCCGCACACAACACCACGCGTGACTACATCTGGAACTCCGTGGGTCTCGGCGCCTGGGGCGTCGTGTTCCCCGTGCTCTCCGTGGTGACGACGCAGCTCGTGGGCGTCGAGCAGGCCGGCCGCTTCTCCATGGCCTTCGTGACGGGAACGCTGCTTCTGTTCATCGCCAACTACGGCGTGCGCACCTTCCAGGTCTCCGACCTCTCCGAGAGGCACTCGTTCGCGGACTACCAGGCAAACCGCGTGCTCACGTGCATCGTCATGATGCTTGTGGGCATCCTGTACTGCCAGCTGCGCGGATATGACCCGCAGATGTTCACGCTGTGCATGGGAATGTTCGCCTACCGAGCCGTCGACGGCCTAGCTGACGTCTACGAGGGCCGCCTGCAGCAGATGGACAAGCTCTACCTCGCCGGCATCTCGCAGGCGATACGCTCCGCCGCCGTCATCATCGCCTACTGCGCGCTCATCCTCATCACGAGGAGCATCGGAGCGGCCGGCGTCGCCATGGCCGTGGCGTCCGTGGCGTCGTTTGTGCTGCTCACGCTGCCGCTCACCTACTTCGAGACGCCAAAGAGCGCCAAGCTCTCCATCGCGGGCGTCAGGGATCTGTTCGTGCAGTGCTTCCCGTTGTTCGTGGCGCTGTTCCTGTACAACCTCATCGACAACATGCCCAAGTTTGCCATGGAGGGCGCGCTGTCCTACGACAACCAGCTGTACTTCAACGCGCTGTTCTCGCCGGCGCACATCATCATCATGGTCATCGGGTTCATCTACAAGCCGCAGCTCATGCGCCTCGCGGAGATCTGGGCAGACCCCAAGCGTCGTGGTCGCTTCGACCTCATCGTGCTGGCCGTGCTTGCCATCATCGTGGCGCTCACCGGCGGCGTTGCCGTGGTCATGGGCACCGTGGGCATCCCCGTCATGAGCTTCCTGTATGGCGTGGACTTCGAGCAGTTCCGCGGGCTGTGCTACGTCATGGTGGCCACGGGCGGCGTCTGCGCGGCCATCGACTTCCTGTACCAGATCATCACGGTGCTCCGCCGCCAGAAGGCCGTCACGCGCGTCTACCTGCTCACGCTTGGCTTCTCGCTGTTCATCCCGCCGCTGCTCATCGGCTTCACGGGACTCACGGGCGCCGTGCTGGGATACCTCATCGTGATGTGCATCCTGCTCGTGCTGCTCGTAACCGAGTACCTCTCCATCCACGCCGAGCTCTCGGAGACGCTGAAGAGCTACCGCAAGAGCTCGGCCCGCGAGTCCGCCGAGTAG
- a CDS encoding ABC transporter ATP-binding protein, translating to MAYIEFDNVVKSYGSGDAEVRALDGASFSVERGELAVVLGASGAGKTTALNILGGMDTATSGRVTVDGRDVTAESESELVEYRRADVGFVFQFYNLVPNLTALENVELAAQICPDSLDARETLEKVGLGARLSNFPAQLSGGEQQRVSIARAVAKNPKLLLCDEPTGALDYVTGKQILQLLQDTCRHEGITVVLITHNAALAPMADRLIHFKSGRVTEMSTNPSPTPISQIEW from the coding sequence ATGGCCTACATAGAGTTTGACAACGTCGTGAAGTCCTACGGCTCGGGGGACGCGGAGGTCCGCGCGCTGGACGGCGCGAGTTTCTCGGTGGAGCGCGGCGAGCTCGCCGTGGTGCTCGGGGCGTCGGGCGCGGGCAAGACGACGGCCCTCAACATTCTCGGCGGCATGGACACGGCCACGTCGGGCCGCGTCACGGTGGACGGCCGCGACGTCACGGCGGAAAGCGAGTCGGAGCTCGTGGAGTACCGCCGCGCCGACGTGGGCTTCGTGTTCCAGTTCTACAACCTCGTGCCCAACCTCACGGCACTCGAGAACGTCGAGCTCGCGGCGCAGATCTGCCCGGACTCGCTCGACGCGCGCGAGACGCTCGAGAAGGTGGGCCTGGGCGCTCGCCTGTCCAACTTCCCCGCCCAGCTCTCCGGAGGCGAGCAGCAGCGCGTCTCGATTGCGCGAGCGGTGGCAAAGAACCCGAAGCTGCTGCTGTGCGACGAGCCCACGGGCGCGCTCGACTACGTCACGGGCAAGCAGATCCTGCAGCTGCTCCAGGACACGTGCCGCCACGAGGGCATCACCGTGGTGCTCATCACCCACAACGCGGCCCTCGCGCCCATGGCAGACCGCCTCATCCACTTCAAGAGCGGTCGCGTCACCGAGATGAGCACGAACCCCTCCCCCACCCCCATCAGCCAGATCGAGTGGTAG
- a CDS encoding ABC transporter permease subunit (The N-terminal region of this protein, as described by TIGR01726, is a three transmembrane segment that identifies a subfamily of ABC transporter permease subunits, which specificities that include histidine, arginine, glutamine, glutamate, L-cystine (sic), the opines (in Agrobacterium) octopine and nopaline, etc.), translating to MQDNRKPRYGVRRGMLALACALLASCALVSATPTAALALETAKCSAKPNGSGSSDVLGGQETRITWEGQASADESVASVSLTLPEGTSYSTDDARLTLLSGDDLMTRERPKTSVSSDGQTVTFALDEAAPAGSYVRLELYKIVFPIAGGDEQISGSYTLADGSAHDISDVPAITVTGTSFWDSASNWLKEQPWVQKWNENTFLRLFLNPPILVSSIPSVFQGFLMALAIVLVAFPLAIPFGFILALMRISKPRVLRAISGFYVNIVRGTPAFLQIYIAFFGLPLAGVQIPSYPLGVVVLAMNSAAYLCEIFRAGIQSIPKGQSEAARSLGMTSVQTMIYIIIPQTFRNVLPTMTSEFILLYKDTSLLAAVGVMEVVMYSKTIVASTGSITPYIVAALFYLVVTIPLARLVSGLEARMLGTEAAGRRRKKSLKEAGVIDGDHIA from the coding sequence ATGCAGGACAACAGAAAGCCCAGGTACGGCGTTCGCCGAGGCATGCTCGCGCTTGCGTGCGCGCTGCTCGCGTCGTGCGCCCTCGTATCTGCGACGCCCACGGCAGCCCTTGCCCTCGAGACGGCCAAGTGCTCGGCCAAGCCCAACGGCAGCGGCTCGAGCGACGTGCTTGGGGGCCAGGAGACGCGCATCACGTGGGAGGGCCAGGCGAGCGCCGACGAGAGCGTGGCCAGCGTCTCGCTCACGCTGCCGGAGGGCACGTCCTACTCCACCGACGACGCCCGCCTCACGCTGCTGTCCGGCGACGACCTCATGACCCGCGAGCGCCCCAAGACCTCCGTGAGCTCAGACGGCCAGACCGTGACGTTTGCGCTTGACGAGGCGGCACCGGCCGGCTCCTACGTCCGTCTCGAGCTGTACAAGATCGTGTTCCCCATCGCCGGCGGAGACGAGCAGATCAGCGGCTCCTACACGCTCGCGGACGGCTCGGCGCACGACATCTCCGACGTCCCCGCCATCACCGTGACGGGCACGAGCTTCTGGGACTCGGCGTCCAACTGGCTCAAGGAGCAGCCGTGGGTCCAGAAGTGGAACGAGAACACGTTCCTGCGCCTGTTCCTCAACCCGCCCATCCTCGTCTCGAGCATCCCCTCGGTGTTCCAGGGCTTCCTCATGGCGCTCGCCATCGTGCTCGTGGCGTTTCCGCTGGCCATCCCGTTCGGCTTCATCCTGGCGCTCATGCGCATCTCCAAGCCGCGCGTGCTACGCGCCATCTCGGGCTTCTACGTGAACATCGTGCGAGGAACGCCGGCCTTCCTGCAGATCTACATCGCGTTCTTTGGCCTGCCGCTCGCCGGAGTCCAGATTCCGAGCTACCCGCTGGGCGTCGTGGTGCTGGCCATGAACTCGGCCGCCTACCTGTGCGAGATCTTCCGCGCCGGCATCCAGTCCATCCCCAAGGGCCAGAGCGAGGCCGCCCGCTCGCTGGGCATGACGAGCGTCCAGACGATGATCTACATCATCATTCCGCAGACGTTCCGCAACGTGCTGCCCACGATGACGAGCGAGTTCATCCTACTGTACAAGGACACGTCGCTGCTTGCCGCCGTGGGCGTCATGGAGGTCGTCATGTACTCCAAGACGATCGTGGCCTCCACGGGCTCCATCACGCCCTACATTGTCGCCGCCCTGTTCTACCTTGTGGTGACTATTCCGCTCGCCCGCCTCGTGAGCGGGCTCGAGGCGCGCATGCTCGGCACGGAGGCGGCAGGCCGCCGTCGCAAGAAGTCTCTGAAGGAAGCCGGCGTCATCGACGGCGACCACATCGCGTAG
- the gpmA gene encoding 2,3-diphosphoglycerate-dependent phosphoglycerate mutase, producing MSDDTMQLVIIRHGQSEWNKLNLFTGWTDVDLTQEGRAEAAAGGRALAEAGFDFDVCYTSRLKRAIHTLDIVLAEMDREWLPVVKTWKLNERHYGALQGLNKADAAAEHGEEQVLVWRRSFDVRPPALEPGDERDPHAQDMYRDVPADELPYTECLKDCIARAWPYFEEVIRPQMLAGKRVLIAAHGNSLRSLVMKLEGLTPEQILKVNIPTGVPLVYTFDRDLNVLDKHYIGDADAIAAKIDAVADQGKARG from the coding sequence ATGAGCGACGACACCATGCAGCTCGTCATCATCAGGCACGGACAAAGCGAGTGGAACAAACTGAACCTCTTCACCGGCTGGACCGACGTCGACCTCACGCAGGAGGGGCGCGCCGAGGCGGCAGCGGGCGGCCGGGCACTCGCCGAGGCCGGCTTTGACTTCGACGTCTGCTACACCTCGAGGCTCAAGCGCGCCATCCACACGCTGGACATCGTGCTGGCCGAGATGGACCGCGAGTGGCTGCCCGTCGTGAAGACGTGGAAGCTCAACGAGCGGCACTACGGCGCGCTGCAGGGGCTCAACAAGGCCGACGCGGCAGCCGAGCACGGAGAGGAGCAGGTGCTCGTGTGGCGGCGCTCGTTCGACGTGCGCCCGCCCGCGCTCGAGCCCGGTGACGAGCGCGACCCGCACGCCCAGGACATGTACCGCGATGTACCGGCAGACGAGCTGCCCTATACCGAGTGCCTGAAGGACTGCATCGCCCGCGCCTGGCCCTACTTCGAGGAGGTCATCCGCCCGCAGATGCTCGCTGGCAAGCGCGTGCTCATCGCCGCGCACGGCAACTCGCTGCGCTCGCTCGTCATGAAGCTCGAGGGGCTCACGCCAGAGCAGATCCTCAAGGTCAACATTCCCACGGGCGTGCCGCTCGTCTATACGTTCGACCGTGACCTCAACGTGCTCGACAAGCACTACATCGGCGACGCCGATGCGATCGCGGCCAAGATCGACGCCGTGGCAGACCAGGGCAAGGCCCGCGGCTAG